Sequence from the Rutidosis leptorrhynchoides isolate AG116_Rl617_1_P2 chromosome 3, CSIRO_AGI_Rlap_v1, whole genome shotgun sequence genome:
TTGATACTGATAATGCTGGAACTTATATAGAGCTGTTCATCATGATACCTATCAGATCAGTTTCATTTGTTAAATATATTCGGCCACGATTTACATTGATATTCTCATCATGTGATTTATAACATACTACTATTTTGCAGTGTATTACTGTTTTATAAAATGCTTCGAGTTGCTAAAGAGTTTGTTTTTTTATACAAGTATTctctgtgttcaaagtataaagtgcTGTGTGATTTTAACAACCCTAATGTTTATTGCTAGTGTCTTGATGCATTGATTTTGTTATCGCAGATAAATGGATTTCGTTTCATAGGTGCCTTGATTATATGAGAGCTACAAACTTACTCTGGAATGGAATGTATGTAAATCGTCCTTCACATTTGGGTTAATTGGTCTAACAATATCTGATCGTGTTGCTGGTATTGTTCCCGTGCGTGGGACTTCTATGTACCCAACATTCAATCCTCATTATAGTACTAGTTCAGGATTCTTAACTGGTACGGTTTTATTTCAAATTTTTAATGAAAACTTAAACTGGTTGGTGTATACTTGTTTAACTTTGTTTACCGAGTCAATGGTTCATCTGCAGATGACCGTATCCGGGTGGAGAAACGCTGTTTGACAGATTTCAAATTCTCACATGGTGATGTTGTAGTTTTCTCACTTTCTGGTATATTCTAACTTATCGCTATTTTCATTGTCTGGGTTTTGTATATTACATTTTATGAATATGAGctagtatatatatttattcagCATTGTTCCATTCAAGACGAGCTTTATTAAGTCATGAGTAGATGTATTTTTCTGTATGGGCTGACCCTTGGGTGAAGGAGCAAATTCTAAACATTCCCAAGATTTGCACACGCGTGAATATAAAGTTGTTAGTGGGGTCCTCAACATAATGACTCGTTAATTTATGTTTATAGATTCCGTTGGGCTTGATAGAAAGTTTTCTCAAGGTTGACTCACCACTACCTTGTATAAAATTGTAACAGCATCAGGGTGCAATTGCACTTGGCATGCCAGATCTTTTGATTCTTTTAAATTTGTTGATAAATACATGTTTTAAGGTATAGTTGACTGTGTACTTTTGGTTTGAGTATTATCTTAAGGGATATTGTTCCTTTCATTGCTCCAACCAAGCGGAATTATGTATTTGGTGGCTATTGCATCACATGCATCCATTAAGGTAGGTTTGTACGTACATCTTCATTCTATTACATTTTATAACCAGTTTTTATAAttgttgtaattgtaattgtagtaTATAATATGATATAAAAAGTATTCAATCTTCTCCAGCAACATCAGTGTTGTATACATTTGTAGTTTCGTGTACTTGATATAAGGCTCTTTAATTTTGATCTGCTTGTCAAGAAGTCAATGCAAGTAGTATGTCTTTTGTTGTAAAATAATTGTCAATTGTTTATTTTTATCATCCGAAAAAGCATGCATATTGTTTCACAATATTCTCATTTGATGGTGTAAGTTTCTAATAGTTCTTGTTAGTTGCTATTCCCCAAACCTTTGTTTCTTAAGTTTCTTATTGCGAAGTTAGAGGTAATTATTTTCTACATCTATAAAATCGACATATTATTCTTATAAAGAAGGAAGAAATTAAATGATCTTACAAGGATGGAACTAAACGAGAACTACGTGAAAACTATCTTGATCTGTTCGTCCATCATTTTATTAGACCTCAACAGAGTTTTGATCTCAACAAAGTTATATATTTATAACTCAATGATCTGCAAATGTGAGAAAATAAGTTATGTGTGGTTCGACGATCCACAAATGAACGACTCGAACATACAAATACTATTGCATGCAGTACTCCGTATATATCTTCTAATAAACGGTTATAATTATTTCTTCTTTTAGTTAGGTTTTTGCTCATATGATTCTATATTAATAGAAATTACTGTATTTGTTTAGGTAACAGCTAATTAAGTTTTTATATATTATTCTCGAGGACTTTATATATGGAAAGTATATTCCTAAAAATTTGTGATATACACTCATCCTTGGCCAGACAACCCTTGGCAGACACGTCTACTTGCTGCGTTAATCGATCACTTTGTGCCCAAGTAACCTATTATCACGTGCAATTTAAAATAAACATAAACCCTATATATATCAACCGAAATCTCATATTAGTTAACCCTAATCGCTAATCCTAATCAATCAACTCGAAACAATGATGAACACAGAAGTCAAATCCAACCTACTCAATAAATCTGAGGCTGATGATGATCAAAATTCCATCGCAGATCATTCTAATCATGAATCTGCAGAACTCATCGGTTGCAATGTGGACCTTCTTACCAAAATCTTTCTTGGTCTCCCAGCGAAGTCTATCGTCCGTTTCAAATCTGTTTCAAAACAATCGCAGTCCCTTTTGACTCTAGACCCTCGTTTCACTACCATGTTTGACAAACTTTTCAACTCTTCTGGTCTTTATTATCATGAATTGCATGTTCCCTTTGATGTTAAAAATCCAAGCACTCCGCCTTTTCGTACTCTTGATTTCTATCCCGATGGTATCAGAATTGTGCAATCTTGTAATGGATTACTACTTTGTCGTTGCGATACAaacgaatatgaatatgaatatgaaggtAATGGTAACTACTACGTTTTCAATCCCACCACAAAGAAATTCTCATTAATCCCGCCTGTtattgatgattatgatgatgatgatgatgttgatgatgatcatgatgatgatgatgatgatgatgatgatgatgatgatggtggtggtggtggtggtggtggtgatgatggtgatgatgatgatgatgatgatgatggtggtggtgatgatgatggtgatgatgatgatgatgattataatgatgCTGTAGAATTGATCCGTTTTATGGGTCTGGCATACCATCCAACCGAGTGTGTTCATTACAAACTTGTATGCATTCTTCGTGCAGGACATACTCAGCGTGGTGGGGGGCAAGGGTTTAGTGAGCATGGAGATAGAATGTACGACATTCAAATATATTATTCCGAAACAGGGGAATGGAAGAAACTAAAAAATCAAAGATTCACTCCCCTTGATTATACTGAATTCAGATATGGAGTTTATTGGAATGGAGCCTTTCACTGGGCACCCTCGTGTCCTAATCCGATGTACTTGAGCCTGGATGATGAGCAGCTAAAAGACCTGCCATTGCCGTCCACATTGCCCGTGAGGTTTGGTTATTTCAGGAAGAGGCCACTTTACTTTGGGGAATCTCGTGGCCATCTACATCTAGTAGATACCATTCATGAAAAGAACCCCTCAAGTTTGAACGTGTATGAAATGTTGAAAGATCACTCCGGGTGGTTTATCAAGTACCAACTAGACTTCCATGAACTTTTTGCCACTTACCCGAAAATGACCCATACCTATAGGAAGTTCGATGGTAATAAATTTGAATTCGGTGTCTTAGATGTGGTTAgaggtgaagaagaagaagatacatTCATGGTGGTGAAAGTTGTAGATAATATAATCATGAGGTACAATATTCTTGATAAAAGTTTCATAAAGTTATGTGATATCCCTTATGATAATATTGATCCGGAAGTTGAGGGATGTTTCTCAAAAGCATTCGGCAAAACGTTTCATCCTTTTGTTGGTCATCGTTATATAGAGAAAATAGGTTCCTTCTAACACAAGTGACATTTGGGTATGTGATCTGATCCAAGCTTATTATGTGATATTGAATTTAAATGGCAGCTGCTTCATTAAAAAtgacaatgttttttttttttttttttttaatgggaTTGAAGAGGCAAGTGTATATGTTCATTTCATTCTTAATTTCGTATTTTAATTTCTTCTTATAGTGGTTTAGTGGTTCTTTATAAATGGATTGTCGTATTATTGAAAGTGTGGCACTACTTATCCAGGATTTTTACATGTAATGATTGAGAATTTGACCACCCCTTTGTTGAAAGTTGAAACTAGTCTTCCACCCTAGAATATTCAAATTAAAtccagaaagaaaaagagaagaaaaaaataataataatcgtatTGTTGTTTATATAGTTTTTGTAATCATATTATTACTTGCATAACAATAGAAATTGTAAGAAATTAAATGTTTTTAAGTTGGGTTATCCTGCCCCAGTTTAACCTGTTATCTTGTCTCACCCAATTTACCACCTCTAGGCTTACTACTCCAACATCATATTTCAAAGAAAATAAAAGTAAGAAAATTACCACTCTTTAACAATGAAGTTAGACCATCCCATGTCAATGCAGATTTTATCATGGCTGGCCAAAATGGGGAAACGTTATCTGATCAATCAATTTGCTGCAACATAATAGACTTCAGTGGATACTTCAGCCAACTTATAAAATCTATTAGTGATGTATTGGATTATATTGAGTCAAACATGATTGTAATGTACCTTGAAAGAGAAAGAGATAAAGGGATTCCAATAACTTTATATACAAATATTGGGTCAACGCTGGTCAACTCTCAGCTCGTCCCCGTCTCGTCCAATCTCCCAAACAACTGGTCCCTGACTTGCCACTAACCTTGATTGTAGACATTCAATTCCCACTCTTATAACCACTATATTGAGTCAACACAAGTACTAGGTATTTCACTGTAAAATAACTGTCAATTGTTTATTTTTATCATCTGATCAATAAACATGTTGTTTCACAATATTCTCATTTGATAGTTAAGTTTTTAATAGTTCTTGTTAGTTGCTAGTcccaaaatctttgtttcttaagtTTCTTAGAGCACGAGGTGCCCGTGGTCCTCTTCAGTGTCCATTTTCAGTGTCCATTTTGGACACTGAGATTGACTGACTGGATGTTTGGTGAGCGTGTCCACAGTGTCCATTTTCAGTgtccaatttttttattttttatttttaaattaaaaaattaaaattaaacaaaataaaattaaACAAAATTAAACACACTAAGattattatattaaaatagtaCGATTAAACATAGATAAAACGGATACGATACGATTACATTTAAATAAAAAAGTCCAAATAAATCGAATCCTGACTCACGTAACCTGATTCAAGGCTACTCGAATCAGAATACTCCGGATTAACTGGAGAAACGCCCATGTTTACAAGATACAACTCAATTTGGTCCAGGCTCTCTCTTTTTGCGCATCCCATTGCTCATCCGTAAACAGAAGCTTCAACTCTTGCGCTTCTTCAGAAAAAAACACAATTTGCGTAAACACATACGGTGTTTCTTTTTGAAGAAACTTGGTCAACTTTGTCCAATCTTCAACCACGGAAAGTTCGACATCTTCAAACGATTTTTTTCACCGTCAACGTACGACTTCCAGTCGTACGCCGCTCGGCCCCCGTAGTGTACGTCGAGAGAAACTTTGGTGGAAGACATGATTTTTGTAATTTGAGAATGTGTAGTTGGAGAAGATTAATGAATTGTTTGTAGAAACTAGCAAAAGTGACCCGCGCGATGCCGCAGGGTCTTTCAGGTTGCATATCATAGCTGATGTAAAAAACGTTTTGCTACGGTTGTGTTTGGATACACGAGGTTAGTACCTAGTATACATAATGGTTTGTTTTTTGAAAgacgtccgtttcgcgtatagttagttgtgTTGGGTTCGCaagattatttcgagttgaatggtggtgtcggaaaaatttaacgcgCGTCGAGCGAGAAGATATGCTCCGTTAAAAATTGGGGTGGAGTTTATTAATTAAAATGATGAATGACGGTTTATACACCTCTTTTGGGGGTTGAAATTGCAAATTGTTCAAAGTTTGGGGGGTGGGATTTGTTTTTTTTTTGGCCTTGTCGTTTTGTTTTGGGATTTTGGCCAAAACGACCAAATCCCTCAtgggatttagtatatactagaaaAAGGAGTCTGCGCGATGCCGCGGGGTCTttgggttgcgtattcatagttaacggagcgtattATAGGTGTGTGTATATGTATCGAATATAGTCCGATGTATTGAGCGTTTTTtttaagtgtccgtttcgcgtatagttagtcccgttgtgttcgtaagatttttttgagttgaacgatgggctcggaaaaatttaactcgcaccgagcgagaagataggacccgctAAAGATTCGGGTGGAatttgtttcttttattttaataaaattgtatatttacattttttacccatGAGAAAATGaaaacttgaggggtcgttgtgtaaattgagtcaAAGGTGAGGAGCCGATTGCAGTGTGAGCGCAAAGTCAAAACTACAATCTCAAACAATTTAAAGTACACAAAGCTTCATGAGTTTTAGTATATAGGGGTAATCTTCATGAGTTTTAGTATATAGGGGTAATTGGTGTGAAAAAATGAAAGAATGATGTGAGGTatttataagaaaaataaaaaataataaaaacgttCAAATTCAAACGGTAAAACTAGATTACCAATGTCAAACGGTCCATTTTTTGCAGCGTCTTTGGCCAGAAATTGAAAATCAGCAGTGGGATTCGACCCCGGCGACGGCGAGTCGGTGTCGGCGACGGTGACCTCACCTTCGATTTTGTGTGGACGGCGAGATTGGGGACGGGGACACCCTGTGCTCTTACTGCGGAATTAGAGCTAATTCTTTTCTACATCTATAAAATCGGCATATTCTTAGAAAGAAAGAAGGATGAAAATGATTTTATACAGATGGAACTAAATGAGAACTGCACGAAAACTATCTTGATCTATTTGTCCATCATTTTATTAGACCTCAATAAAGTTTTGATCTCAACAAAGTTTTATATTAATAAGTCAATGATCTGCAAATGTAAGAAAACATCCACAAATATATGAACGAACATACAAATACTATTACATGCCGTACTTAATATAAACCATTGTATTACTTCCTTAATAGGTTTTTAATTTGTTTCATATGATTATATTTTTTAATAAACGGTTATATTATATCTCCTGTTAAATAGGTTATAGCTTCACATGATTCCAATAAAATAGGATGACCAAACTTTATCACTTTGTGCTCAAGTAACCTATCACGTGCAATTTAAAACCAACATAAAACCCCTATATAATTAACCGAAATCCCATATTAATTAACCCTAATCACTAACCCTGATCAGTCAACTCGAAACAATGATGAACACAGAAGCCAAATCCAACCTACTCAATAAATCTGAGGATGATGATCATGATTCCATCGCAGATCAGTCTAATCATGAATCTGCAGAACTCATCGGTTGCAATGTGGACCTTCTTTCCAAAATCTTTCTTGGTCTCCCAGCTAAGTCTATCCTCCGTTTCATATCTGTTTCAAAACTATGGCAGTCCCTTTTGACTCACCCTCGTTTCAGTCCCCTGTTTGACAAACTTTTCAACTCTTCTGGTCTTTATTATCATGAATTGCATGTTTCCTTTGATGTTGAAAATCCAACCACTCCGCCTTTTTGTACTCTTGATTTTTATCATACTAATGGTATCAGAATTGTGCAATCGTGTAATGGATTATTACTTTGCCGTTGCGATAAAGATGCctataaatatgaatatgaatatgtaaaTGAAAGTAGTGGTAACTACTACGTT
This genomic interval carries:
- the LOC139899899 gene encoding F-box protein At5g07610-like, which translates into the protein MMNTEVKSNLLNKSEADDDQNSIADHSNHESAELIGCNVDLLTKIFLGLPAKSIVRFKSVSKQSQSLLTLDPRFTTMFDKLFNSSGLYYHELHVPFDVKNPSTPPFRTLDFYPDGIRIVQSCNGLLLCRCDTNEYEYEYEELIRFMGLAYHPTECVHYKLVCILRAGHTQRGGGQGFSEHGDRMYDIQIYYSETGEWKKLKNQRFTPLDYTEFRYGVYWNGAFHWAPSCPNPMYLSLDDEQLKDLPLPSTLPVRFGYFRKRPLYFGESRGHLHLVDTIHEKNPSSLNVYEMLKDHSGWFIKYQLDFHELFATYPKMTHTYRKFDGNKFEFGVLDVVRGEEEEDTFMVVKVVDNIIMRYNILDKSFIKLCDIPYDNIDPEVEGYFIMAGQNGETLSDQSICCNIIDFSGYFSQLIKSISDVLDYIESNMIVMYLERERDKGIPITLYTNIGSTLVNSQLVPVSSNLPNNWSLTCH